A genomic segment from Bacteroidales bacterium encodes:
- a CDS encoding YceI family protein encodes MKTSKWIFIGVLLILAFITPVSKTLKFDKQKSRIVIAGTSNLHDWEETITKFDGELVLNTDEKVVKSYNSVNLNFYSVSISSGKSIMDNKTKEALKAEKFPVINFRSQQIKEVRDMNNKKQVVVFGNLTIAGVTKYIDVGGFNTVTTDGGILFEGKKNINMSDFGIKPPTALMGTLVVGNKVSVIFNIYFN; translated from the coding sequence ATGAAAACTTCAAAATGGATATTTATAGGAGTACTTTTAATATTAGCGTTTATTACTCCCGTTTCCAAAACATTAAAATTTGATAAACAGAAAAGTAGAATAGTTATAGCAGGTACATCAAATTTGCATGACTGGGAAGAGACCATAACAAAATTTGATGGGGAGTTGGTGTTGAATACAGATGAAAAAGTTGTAAAATCATATAACTCGGTTAATCTGAATTTTTATTCCGTAAGCATAAGCAGCGGCAAGTCCATTATGGACAATAAAACAAAAGAAGCATTAAAAGCGGAAAAGTTTCCTGTTATAAATTTCAGGTCGCAACAGATAAAAGAAGTTAGAGATATGAATAATAAAAAGCAGGTTGTGGTATTTGGAAATCTTACAATAGCTGGAGTTACAAAATATATTGATGTCGGAGGATTCAACACCGTAACAACTGACGGAGGAATACTTTTTGAAGGCAAAAAAAACATCAACATGTCGGATTTTGGAATAAAACCACCAACAGCATTGATGGGTACACTTGTGGTAGGAAATAAAGTATCAGTAATATTTAATATTTATTTCAATTAA
- a CDS encoding HAMP domain-containing sensor histidine kinase, translating to MQENPKPKYFNYTELFIKVRWVAVLLLIVSAFIVKNILKINIQEVQIYFLSLILIILNFLFFFYKKSIIEENGKFIKKIKQLIHFQVSSDLIILTLILHFSGGVENPFIIYYIFHMIIVSIIFSPKESYTQTCFALFLVGTLAFLECYSVIPHYKLIGFVDNNLYFDKFYLFTTGFVFVTTSIIVVALTNFIVSESRKNEEAYLKANEELNLKDILKNEYVLRVTHDIKGHLAAIKSCLDVVSDRNIAGSLNSIQEEFINRAGSRTGVLADFVKDILNITKKRLEKSNVKNEFVFKDVIDKTTSSINVNIKSKKINFITEIDKNINVIYGNSLLIEEMLINLLLNAIKYTPENGTVKLIVKNRIDDIIIEVSDNGIGIPEYETDRIFDEFFRASNVINDTSTGTGLGLSIVKQIVDDHNGKIWVESILGKGSKFTIILPKKPEDLIVSKII from the coding sequence CAGGTGGGTTGCTGTTTTACTGTTAATAGTATCTGCATTTATAGTAAAAAATATTTTAAAAATTAATATTCAAGAAGTACAAATTTATTTCCTTTCTTTAATTTTAATTATTTTAAATTTCCTTTTCTTTTTTTATAAAAAAAGTATAATTGAAGAAAATGGAAAATTTATAAAAAAAATAAAACAACTCATACACTTTCAGGTTTCGTCTGACTTAATAATACTTACACTTATACTTCATTTTTCAGGAGGAGTAGAAAACCCATTCATTATTTATTATATTTTTCACATGATAATTGTGAGTATAATTTTTTCACCAAAGGAAAGTTATACGCAAACTTGTTTTGCTCTATTTTTAGTGGGAACTCTTGCGTTTCTCGAATGTTACTCGGTAATTCCTCATTACAAACTTATAGGATTTGTTGATAATAATTTATACTTCGATAAATTTTATCTTTTTACCACAGGATTTGTATTTGTTACAACTTCAATTATAGTGGTTGCGTTGACAAATTTTATTGTTTCCGAATCAAGAAAAAACGAAGAAGCATATTTGAAAGCAAATGAAGAACTTAATTTGAAAGATATTTTAAAAAATGAATATGTGTTAAGAGTTACGCACGATATTAAAGGACATCTTGCAGCAATAAAAAGTTGCCTTGATGTTGTTTCTGATAGAAATATTGCAGGTTCATTAAATAGTATTCAAGAAGAATTTATAAATCGTGCAGGTTCCAGAACCGGAGTTCTTGCCGATTTCGTAAAAGATATTTTAAATATCACGAAAAAGAGATTGGAAAAATCAAATGTTAAAAATGAATTTGTTTTTAAGGATGTGATTGACAAAACAACTTCTTCAATTAATGTAAATATAAAAAGTAAGAAGATAAATTTTATCACCGAAATTGATAAAAACATAAATGTAATATATGGAAATTCTTTATTAATAGAAGAAATGCTGATTAATCTTTTATTGAATGCCATTAAATACACACCTGAAAATGGGACAGTAAAGCTTATAGTAAAAAATCGAATTGACGATATAATAATTGAAGTATCGGACAATGGAATTGGAATTCCAGAATATGAAACTGACAGGATTTTTGATGAATTTTTCAGAGCAAGCAATGTGATTAATGATACGTCAACAGGAACAGGATTAGGATTATCAATTGTCAAACAGATTGTTGATGACCATAATGGTAAAATATGGGTGGAAAGCATTCTCGGAAAAGGTTCTAAGTTCACTATTATTTTGCCTAAAAAACCGGAAGATTTAATCGTAAGTAAAATAATTTAA